In Vigna unguiculata cultivar IT97K-499-35 chromosome 3, ASM411807v1, whole genome shotgun sequence, a single genomic region encodes these proteins:
- the LOC114177030 gene encoding nucleobase-ascorbate transporter 6-like, with protein MAGGGAAPQPKQDEHQPHPVKDQLPNVSFCITSPPPWPEAILLGFQHYLVMLGTTVLIPSSLVPQMGGGNEEKAKVIQTLLFVAGINTFFQTFFGTRLPAVIGGSYTFVPTTISIILAGRYSDIVNPLEKFEKIMRGTQGALIVASTLQIVLGFSGLWRNVVRFLSPLSAVPLVALSGFGLYELGFPVLAKCVEIGLPEIIILVVFSQYIPHMMKGEKPIFDRFAVIFSVAIVWIYAHLLTVGGAYRNSAPKTQITCRTDRAGIIGGAPWIRIPYPFQWGAPTFDAGEAFAMMTASFVALVESTGAFIAVSRYASATPIPPSVLSRGVGWQGVGILLSGIFGTGNGSSVSVENAGLLALTRVGSRRVVQISAGFMIFFSILGKFGAVFASIPAPIVAALYCLFFAYVGSAGLGFLQFCNLNSFRTKFILGFSIFMGFSIPQYFNEYTAFKGYGPVHTRARWFNDMMNVPFASEAFVGGTLALVLDVTLRKKDNQSRKDRGMHWWDRFRSFKTDTRSEEFYSLPFNLNKFFPSV; from the exons ATGGCAGGAGGTGGAGCTGCACCACAACCTAAGCAGGATGAGCACCAGCCACATCCAGTGAAAGATCAATTACCAAATGTTTCCTTCTGCATTACTAGTCCTCCTCCCTGGC CGGAGGCAATCCTACTTGGTTTCCAACATTATCTGGTGATGCTAGGAACAACTGTTCTGATTCCCAGCTCTCTTGTTCCCCAGATGGGAGGAGGAAAT GAAGAGAAAGCAAAAGTGATTCAGACTCTACTGTTTGTGGCTGGCATAAACACCTTTTTCCAAACATTCTTTGGGACTCGTTTGCCTGCAGTTATTGGGGGATCCTACACCTTTGTGCCAACAACCATTTCTATCATTCTGGCAGGTCGCTACAGTGACATTGTGAATCCTCTGGAG AAATTTGAGAAGATAATGCGCGGAACACAGGGTGCCCTCATTGTTGCCTCAACCCTACAAATTGTTCTTGGCTTCAGTGGCCTTTGGCGCAATGTAGTGAG GTTCTTAAGTCCTCTCTCTGCTGTTCCCTTGGTTGCTCTATCAGGCTTTGGGCTGTATGAACTGGGTTTCCCTGTG CTTGCAAAGTGTGTGGAGATTGGGCTCCCAGAAATCATCATCCTAGTAGTTTTCTCACAG TACATTCCTCATATGATGAAAGGAGAAAAACCTATCTTTGACCGCTTTGCAGTAATATTCTCAGTGGCAATTGTTTGGATTTATGCTCATCTTCTTACAGTCGGTGGAGCTTACAGAAATTCAGCTCCTAAAACTCAAATAACTTGCAGAACTGATCGTGCAGGAATCATAGGGGGTGCTCCTTG GATAAGAATCCCTTACCCTTTTCAATGGGGAGCTCCTACATTTGATGCTGGAGAAGCTTTTGCTATGATGACTGCTTCATTTGTTGCTCTAGTAGAG TCAACTGGCGCCTTCATTGCTGTGTCAAGGTACGCAAGTGCAACACCAATACCACCTTCAGTTCTTAGCCGTGGTGTTGGTTGGCAG GGAGTAGGAATTCTGTTATCTGGAATATTTGGCACAGGGAATGGATCATCAGTTTCTGT AGAGAATGCAGGACTGCTAGCTTTGACACGTGTAGGTAGTAGAAGAGTTGTTCAAATATCAGCTGGATTCATGATCTTCTTCTCAATTCTTG GAAAGTTTGGAGCCGTTTTTGCTTcaattccagctccaatagtTGCAGCTTTATACTGTCTTTTCTTTGCCTATGTAG GCTCAGCAGGTCTAGGTTTCCTTCAATTTTGCAATTTAAACAGCTTTAGAACCAAATTCATCTTAGGGTTCTCCATTTTCATGGGCTTCTCCATTCCACAATACTTCAATGAATACACGGCATTTAAAGGCTACGGTCCTGTACACACAAGAGCAAGATGG TTTAATGACATGATGAACGTGCCATTTGCATCTGAGGCATTTGTTGGTGGTACCTTGGCACTTGTCTTGGATGTTACATTGAGAAAGAAAGACAACCAAAGTCGAAAAGACAGAGGCATGCACTGGTGGGACAGATTCCGTTCGTTCAAGACAGATACGAGGAGTGAAGAGTTTTACTCCTTACCTTTTAATCTCAACAAATTTTTCCCTTCTGTGTGA